The Pseudomonas alkylphenolica genomic sequence AAGCTGGCGATCATCGCCAGCGGCGGCAGGGCGTAGTTGTGGTAGGCCAGGGCGCGTTGCTTGCGCTTGAGCTCGTTGGGTAGGAAGCCCTGGGCGTCGACCTGGTTGGCGGCCACCCGGTACTCCTTCACCGACCAGTTGAACAGGTCGCGGCGGTCGGTCGCCACGGCAGTGGCCATCACGGACCAGGCAGCCCAGTAGGAGTGATTGTTGATCTTTTCCAGCGGCAGACCGCTCCAGTCCTTGACCACCTGATCGGCCAGACGCGCGAACCATTTTTCGATCAGTTCGGCTTCCTGCTGATGCGCGGCCAAGGGCTGGGAGTTGGAAAATTTCAAGTGCAGCCACGACGAACTCAGGCTGCCCAGCGCCCATTTGCGCATGGACTTGCCGGTGTGGTTGTAGTCGGTCGACATCAACGCATCAGCGCGGGCCCAGCTGCTCAACCATTCCAGGGTGCAATCGAGCTGCTGCGGGCGGCCGTCGCGCATGTACTGCATGACCTGTTTGCTGACCCCGCGCTCAAGCGTGGTGATACTTGCGGTGGAGTCGCGGAAGGCTTTTTCCGAAGCCTTGTTCAAGGTTGCGCGGGCGCTGTCTGAACCTTCGTACTTGCTGCGAAACTGCAGCTTGCCGGTGTAAGGCTTGGGGATGGCCTCGCACTTGTAGTTGCTGGGGCCGCTCTTGAGCTTTTCGATCCCGGCGTAGTAACCCTGCGGTGGAACCAGCCCGGCGGCCTGCGCGGCCGGGCCGAACAGCACCAGAGCAAGCGCCAACGCCCGGTAGGAGCGGGCTTGCCCCGCGATGAGGCCGGTACTGCAATCGCGGGGCAAGCCCGCTCCCACCGGCAATGTGTTTGATCTATTCATGGGTACCTCAAGTACGTTTGCACAGCGTCGCTTCGACTTTCTGGGTGCCGCTCTCCGGGCCCTGGACTTCCACTGCGAGCAAGGTCTGGCTGGCCCAGTCCTCGTCTTCGCGCAGCTGGAAAGCGAAGCGGCCATCGGTGTCGGAGGTTTCCGGCTTTTCGATTTTCACGTCTTCATGACGGCCGTTCAGGTACCAGAGCGTGGCCTGCAGTACCTTGACCGAGGTGTCTTCGAACTTGAAGTCCAACTGGTGACGGCCATTGGTCAGGTCCTTGATCACGCCGCCCTTGCCGTTGACCATCAGTTCGTTCTTGCCCGGCTTGAGCGTGGCACTGGCATGCAGCTGTGCCGGCTTGCCTTCACAGCCGTTGTCGAGCAGGGCGAGCATCTGCCGCCAGATGGTTTCCTGGTCCAGGCGATACAGCGGCGAGAATTCCCAGATGAGGATCTTCGGCGGGTTGTTCTTGAAGTCGTCGCTGCCCAGGTACTGGATCATCGAGCCTTCCAGACCGCCGCCAGGGAAGGCGACGTTGAGCACGTCGGCACCGATGTACTGTTCGAGGAAACCGGAGAAGTTGTAGTTCTTGCCGCTGTGGCTGGTGCCGACCAGGGTGATTTTTGGATTGGCGGAATCGCCGAACAGGTCGTCGCTGCCACTTTCGCCCTTGGGCTCGGTGACGAACTGGTCCATGTACTGCACCGCGTAACTGGTACCGCACAGTTGCCCGGCGACGTTGTGCAGGGTGCCGGTCTTGCCCATGCGCCCGGACTTGTGGCTTTCGAACTCGCGCCGTGGGATGTCGGCGAAGGCCGGCATCTTGTGCACGGTGTCGGCGACGATCTTCGCCGCACGCTCGGCGCCATAGGGCGTCCAGTGCTGGTCACCACGGAAGTAGAAGTCCTTGCCCTGGTCGGCGGCGGCCAGTTGTTCGTTGGTCAGCGGCGACAGGTCGGGCACGTTGTAGCCCATCTTGCTGAAGCGGGCGAGCATCGCCTGGTAGTTGCCCAGGGCTTTCTCGTAGTTGAACGCGGCTTTCTCCGCTGGCTTGAGCATGTTGCGGTTCACCAGGCCACGGGTCGGCTGGTAGACCACCACCAATTCGATGCCGCGTGCCTTGAAGGCGTCATGCAGCTGCTGCAGGCGCTTGTAGCCGGCGGGGGTGGTCTGGAACTCGGTGCGCAGATCCTCGCGGGTACGGAACAGCCAGTCACCCTGGGCCTGCACCAGGGTGGTGAAGTTCTGCTGATAGCGCGTGGTGTAGCGGCTGGCGTCGTGCGCTTCGGGGCACAACTGGCAGCAGGGTTCGGCGCTGAAGGTCGGCGCTTGTACGGTGTCGGCGTGCGCGCTGTTGCTGATCGCCAGTAAGGCAGCGCTCAGGCCCAGCAGTTTCATCAGATGTGGAGTCATGTCGTGGCTTCCTTAATCCGCCATTTCGGTCTGGCGCTCGACCGGGTCGATCAATACGGCTTTCTGCTGGCGCACCATCAGGTCGAGGATCTCGTCCTGACGCTCACCCAGCACCCCGGAAAAGCTGATGCCGCTAGCTTTGCTCGGGGCCAGCATCGAGACCCGGTACAGTTCCACGCTCAACGGTGAGTCGATCGACAACGGGCCGCTGCCGTTGGCCGCCAGCTCACCACCGACGACGATCAGCGAGACCTTGGTGTCGAACGGGTCGAGGGCGATGTCGCGGTCGGTGTCGGAGAGGTCCTTGATGTGCCCGTACACGCCGACCAGGCCGTTGGCCATGGCGACGTTTTCGTACAGACGGATGTTGACGCTGTTGCGCACGCGAATGCCGTGGCGGCGGTTGTTGATCAGCTTGTTGCCCCAGATCAGGTTGTCGCCGCTCTCGTACAAGGTGATGCCGTCGGTGTGGTTGCGGTAAATCTCGTTGTAGGCGATCAGGTTGTTGACGCTGTTACGGTCGATCACCACGCCCGAGAGCTTGTTGTCATAGCTCTTGTTGTTGATGATCCAGCTGTCGTTGACCTCGCGGGAGACGATGATGCCGTGCTTCTTTTTCGTCCCGTACACGGTGTTGCCGGCGATGATCAGCCGATGCGAACGGTCGTGCGGGTCGATGCCGTAGACGATGTTGTCGCGGTAGGTGCTGTCCTTGACCACGAAGTCGCTGGTTTCGTAGCAGTAGAAGCCGTACCACATGTCGCTGAATTCTGACCCGATGATCCAGCCAGTAGGTTCCGCGCGGCCCATCTGCTTGGCCATGTTCGGCGTGTACTGGGAAATGCTCACCCCGTAGGACTTACTCTTGGCGTAGCCGAAGCTGGCCATCTGGCTGTTGACGATATAAGTCTCGGTGCCGCCCCAGGACAGCAGGAACGGGCGGAACTCGTTGGGCGAACGGAACGTCGCCGGGCCGTTGTCCTTCTCGCGCCAGCCGGTCACCTTGGTATCGGTGACGAACAGTTTGCCGTCGTTGACGATGAACGAGCCGCCTTCCTGGGACAGGCGCAGTTCCTTGACCTTGGCGTCGATCTCCAGCACGCCCTTGGCACCGACCACGATCGGCAGGCGCGCCAGGTACACGCCTGGCGAGGTTTCGCTCAGGTACTGCTTGGGCACGCGCTTGCTCAGCTCGGTGAAATCGACATGGCCGTCATCGATGAAGATCGCCTGCGGGATGCCGTGCTGACGCGCCACCCATTCGGCCATCTTGTTGTCGCCGCCGATGAACTCCTTGAGCGCATTTTCCTGCAGCATGCGCCGCACTGAGACCTTGCCTTTGTGCGTGCGCTCGATTTTCTTCTGCACGGCTTCTGCGGTATAGCCGGACAGGTCGGGCAGGGTCGGCGGCGGAATCTGCAGCGGTTCGATCGGCGCGCTACTGACCGTATAGGTCTTGGCCTGTTGCAGCCCTTTGGCCAGCGGAACCGGCGCCTGACCGTTGGCCAGGGCGATGCTGCTGGCCAGCAGCAGGCTGCCGGCCAGCAAGCGCTGCAGAGTGTTCGATTGAAGGCTCATATCAGTGCACTCCAGGCATCAGAAGCGCCAGATCACGTCGACGAAGGCGCGGTGCATGTACGAGTCGGTGTCCTTGCCATAGGCATCTCCCGGCTTGAACACCCCGGCACGCAAGCGCACCAGCGCCGACGGCTCGTCGACCGACTGGCTCAAGGAGGCGGGCAACAGGCCCTGCTTGAAGTACTTGGTGACCACCACGTCCATTTCCTGGCCAAGGTCTTTCTCGCCCTGGATCAGCGGACGGTTGATGCCGTTGTCCTCGACCACCGCGTTGATGCCGCTGCTGCCGATGTTCTGGTCGCCATCGACGCGCCAGAATTTGTGGTAGATCAGGCTGGCGTCGTAGTCGTCGCGCAGCTGCCAGGAGGTGAACAGGGTCGCGGCCTGGAGGTTGCCCAACTCGCCACGGAACGCTTCGCCGAAGCGGTGTACGCGCGAACGGGTGCCGGTGAAGTTGGAGCGGTTGCTCTCCAGGCCGGTCTGCTCGTAATTGCCCGAACCGT encodes the following:
- a CDS encoding alginate O-acetyltransferase; translated protein: MTPHLMKLLGLSAALLAISNSAHADTVQAPTFSAEPCCQLCPEAHDASRYTTRYQQNFTTLVQAQGDWLFRTREDLRTEFQTTPAGYKRLQQLHDAFKARGIELVVVYQPTRGLVNRNMLKPAEKAAFNYEKALGNYQAMLARFSKMGYNVPDLSPLTNEQLAAADQGKDFYFRGDQHWTPYGAERAAKIVADTVHKMPAFADIPRREFESHKSGRMGKTGTLHNVAGQLCGTSYAVQYMDQFVTEPKGESGSDDLFGDSANPKITLVGTSHSGKNYNFSGFLEQYIGADVLNVAFPGGGLEGSMIQYLGSDDFKNNPPKILIWEFSPLYRLDQETIWRQMLALLDNGCEGKPAQLHASATLKPGKNELMVNGKGGVIKDLTNGRHQLDFKFEDTSVKVLQATLWYLNGRHEDVKIEKPETSDTDGRFAFQLREDEDWASQTLLAVEVQGPESGTQKVEATLCKRT
- the algG gene encoding mannuronan 5-epimerase AlgG; this translates as MSLQSNTLQRLLAGSLLLASSIALANGQAPVPLAKGLQQAKTYTVSSAPIEPLQIPPPTLPDLSGYTAEAVQKKIERTHKGKVSVRRMLQENALKEFIGGDNKMAEWVARQHGIPQAIFIDDGHVDFTELSKRVPKQYLSETSPGVYLARLPIVVGAKGVLEIDAKVKELRLSQEGGSFIVNDGKLFVTDTKVTGWREKDNGPATFRSPNEFRPFLLSWGGTETYIVNSQMASFGYAKSKSYGVSISQYTPNMAKQMGRAEPTGWIIGSEFSDMWYGFYCYETSDFVVKDSTYRDNIVYGIDPHDRSHRLIIAGNTVYGTKKKHGIIVSREVNDSWIINNKSYDNKLSGVVIDRNSVNNLIAYNEIYRNHTDGITLYESGDNLIWGNKLINNRRHGIRVRNSVNIRLYENVAMANGLVGVYGHIKDLSDTDRDIALDPFDTKVSLIVVGGELAANGSGPLSIDSPLSVELYRVSMLAPSKASGISFSGVLGERQDEILDLMVRQQKAVLIDPVERQTEMAD
- a CDS encoding mannuronate-specific alginate lyase — encoded protein: MNRSNTLPVGAGLPRDCSTGLIAGQARSYRALALALVLFGPAAQAAGLVPPQGYYAGIEKLKSGPSNYKCEAIPKPYTGKLQFRSKYEGSDSARATLNKASEKAFRDSTASITTLERGVSKQVMQYMRDGRPQQLDCTLEWLSSWARADALMSTDYNHTGKSMRKWALGSLSSSWLHLKFSNSQPLAAHQQEAELIEKWFARLADQVVKDWSGLPLEKINNHSYWAAWSVMATAVATDRRDLFNWSVKEYRVAANQVDAQGFLPNELKRKQRALAYHNYALPPLAMIASFAQANGVDVRPENNNALKRLGERVLSGAKDPSPFKTKSGEKQAMGDLKVDSKYAWLEPWCSLYRCGADALKKKHDMQPFRNFRLGGDLTRVYDPQAAQKK